From the genome of Alosa sapidissima isolate fAloSap1 chromosome 14, fAloSap1.pri, whole genome shotgun sequence, one region includes:
- the bod1l1 gene encoding biorientation of chromosomes in cell division protein 1-like 1 isoform X2 gives MAGLPPGDPQLVSMIVNHLKTQGLFDQFRRDCLADVDTKPAYLNLRQRVDNFVSNHLSNHTWSPHLNKNQLRNNIRQLVLQSGMLEQGVDRIVAQVVDPKIHHIFRPQVEKVVREFLSPGSHEEEPSAYYPPGEERQAFHLPPSAMMSAPGTSTNAMSILDTISSLNQEASIRAGGERGLKATAEDLAAEEAVLRAAEDAAFKAAEEAMLNGSTGEQDMSLVEEDEEAEAAEKQPEEGEKAADMSSTEIKMEDVSEEMDIDGESEGEDVNGEEEVKGEQVEEEKDVKEEEGKDKNMSKSPAQTAEEALSKEQDPSKTINEKQRIRQKARERLKEEYSLEDSDLEGLSDITVSSVHTSDLSSFEGESDDEPQPSDSTEEGEITSEDEKVENKEKDDTEDGEENKERKPGARRQGYVHKPFLYSRYYSDSDDEVTVEQRRRSAAKDKEERLLKRQQNRERLEEKRRSKQSQMEEPDERKAVDDTPRPRAKEACKEKKVLEKKVALSRKRKRDSRKEGDAGHKKKGDTEGDAMRRDDSQKAGISKSLSSKSMRKTSESSVLEEVHRRKSVSVSEEPSEPRKVVDKNRTHSFILDLEQGSEELLRQRTSGKFDRHSRKDQHLKDRKEKERDRSMSDESAKLKQKAEKKAEMHGDESSQKEGAEVKATAEDKGEKKSSKLKVEKKTLSVGREARSSVSEGSAVEEGHRDSGPKKTKASMTEALKDKEKDKERTKGEKAAGKSDPRQPLSHPDSTGSSEERSDLEQGSEGNRKKDKLIKEVLKRSKSLSEVKHAEKHRSRHDSKDSDKDKVKGAYSSPERPHLSKSISESDGEARRGRDVEPGSKGKMSEKSRSKSREEPKSPILFKPDKKVSSQDAKSKGAASASKADSTKEKKKDGSSKEEKKPSEEYSSDKSQETKGTRKASEKKAKDPEKKGEAQGERRGISMASPLSPTTPEAPVAETVSQPKESSLEAAPVAAADHHTAVVSVDVSDDAFDALSDITPEPKGEDLAARLAECEEQQEEVKEEPRPLPAEADALLSLMEVCSSAERRVVTETEPIQEVIPSAGLSLQDADMKMKEAALTLLSMDPDMTLSPSLIDSHMVSVATEAVTPAEEEVTPSLESAAEESVVDTSGGVQGAESVQPSQETPADQHTPGEDVSDSAAALVESPVVTQEEVMLKDAPAEKSSEEEKPCAATVSTEPTNVTSPSQNMEDNLADQKDQESQAPSVDVKKEETKLRGRGRRVSSQTLASPSETGSTSTVSDVTEVSQPEASETEGPSSCKEGEVPRVSAVTETEEDRTLDDTSKQEEALQDTRMRDDTSKQEEALQDTSVAPDETPQQEKEPEAEIPEKVEVTRGTRRGRQARLVKQSSSASQSDGQEEERGSDVSEMDEKSEGRVTRRGRRSAVAAAKDTSKAKAEKEVTTDQSSEQQVEDAESEKATEPEAPRRGRSSKAAAQSPESQQEEQGGEEGQKETEKVEEPTVRRGRRSGAQAKEVAAGRPGGLKRKRSEETEDSGEEVPAEEKSSEGTESSSGQAPQESTALSQSEEPEEEKQESSAEMKSDNGEESDKPQKKTPRRGRPPKAAAAAAAAAASVDSTEDAGAQCNKPTPTPDKKAKKGEEQEGEQKEEDEEEEEDGGGEEEAEAKPRATRSAARLEAEKNKPSKPSTRALSKVKEDSTPNTRGAKGQTTAAAKGGRKREASPPAPRTRGAQKPEEPPAKRTKR, from the exons ATGGCTGGTTTACCTCCGGGAGACCCACAGCTGGTCTCTATGATCGTTAATCACTTAAAAACTCAAGGTCTTTTTGATCAGTTCAGGAGAGACTGCTTAGCCGACGTAGATACAAAG CCTGCTTATTTGAACCTGAGACAACGCGTGGACAACTTTGTATCAAATCACCTCTCGAACCACACATGGAGTCCTCATCTAAACAAGAACCAACTGCGAAACAACATCAGACAATTAGTACTGCA GTCTGGAATGCTCGAACAGGGAGTGGATAGGATTGTGGCTCAAGTGGTGGATCCAAAAATCCACCACATTTTCAGGCCACAGGTCGAAAAGGTGGTCCGagagtttttatccccaggaaGCCATGAAGAGGAACCCTCTGCATATTACCCTCCAGGGGAAGAGCGACAAGCCTTCCACCTTCCACCATCAG CTATGATGTCTGCACCGGGCACTAGTACAAATGCCATGTCTATCCTGGACACCATCAGCTCCCTGAACCAGGAGGCAAGTATCCGTGCTGGCGGGGAGAGGGGACTGAAGGCGACAGCAGAGGACCTGGCGGCAGAGGAGGCTGTGCTTAGGGCTGCGGAGGATGCAGCGTTTAAGGCCGCAGAGGAGGCCATGCTGAATGGCAGCACCGGGGAACAAGACATGAGCCTcgtggaggaggacgaggaggccgAAGCGGCGGAGAAGCAGCCTGAAGAGGGCGAGAAGGCAGCGGATATGTCCAGCACCGAGATAAAGATGGAGGATGTGAGCGAAGAGATGGACATAGACGGAGAGTCGGAGGGCGAGGACGTGAATGGGGAAGAGGAGGTGAAAGGAGAGCAGGTTGAAGAGGAAAAGGATGTTAAAGAGGAGGAGGGCAAGGACAAAAATATGAGCAAATCACCTGCTCAGACTGCAGAGGAGGCTCTGAGCAAGGAGCAAGACCCTAGCAAGACCATTAATGAGAAACAGCGCATCCGACAGAAAGCCAGAGAAAGACTTAAAGAAG AATATTCTCTGGAGGATTCCGATCTGGAGGGCCTGAGTGACATCACAGTGAGCTCTGTCCACACCAGTGACCTTTCTTCATTTGAGGGCGAGAGTGATGATGAGCCACAACCGTCCGATTCTACCGAGGAGGGCGAGATCACATCAGAAG ATGAGAAGGTAGAGAATAAAGAGAAAGACGACACTGAAGACGGCGAGGAGAACAAGGAGCGCAAGCCTGGGGCCCGTCGCCAGGGCTACGTGCACAAACCCTTCCTCTACTCTCGTTACTATAGCGACTCCGATGATGAGGTCACTGTTGAGCAACGTCGGCGGTCTGCA GCCAAAGACAAAGAAGAGAGGCTGCTGAAACGACAGCAGAACCGTGAACGcttagaggagaagaggaggagtaaACAGTCTCAGATGGAGGAGCCAG ATGAAAGGAAGGCAGTGGATGACACACCGAGACCCAGGGCCAAAGAGGCTTGCAAGGAGAAGAAAGTGCTGGAGAAGAAAGTGGCCCTCAGCCGGAAACGAAAGAGAGACTCAAG GAAGGAGGGTGATGCTGGACACAAAAAGAAGGGGGACACAGAAGGGGATGCCATGAGAAGAGAT GACTCTCAGAAGGCGGGCATCTCAAAGAGCCTGTCCTCAAAGTCCATGAGGAAGACCTCTGAGTCGTCTGTGTTGGAGGAGGTCCACAGGAGGAAGAGCGTTAGTGTCTCAGAGGAACCCAGTGAGCCCAGGAAAGTGGTGGACAAAAACCGAACACATTCCTTCATTCTGGACCTGGAGCAGGGGTCCGAGGAGCTGCTCCGACAGAGGACCTCGGGCAAGTTTGACCGGCATTCGCGCAAAGACCAGCACCTCAAGGaccgcaaagaaaaggaaagggaCCGTAGCATGTCCGACGAATCCGCCAAACTCAAGCAGAAGGCCGAGAAGAAAGCAGAGATGCACGGTGACGAGAGCTCACAGAAGGAGGGGGCCGAGGTGAAGGCCACCGCTGAGGACAAAGGGGAAAAGAAGAGCTCAAAATTGAAGGTGGAAAAGAAGACTTTGTCTGTTGGCAGGGAGGCGAGGTCCTCTGTGTCCGAGGGGTCCGCGGTCGAGGAAGGGCACAGAGACTCCGGGCCAAAGAAAACTAAAGCCTCAATGACGGAGGCCctgaaagacaaagagaaggaCAAAGAAAGGACCAAAGGAGAGAAGGCGGCTGGTAAAAGCGATCCCCGACAGCCTCTTTCTCATCCCGATTCCACGGGATCCTCGGAGGAGAGGTCGGATCTGGAGCAGGGGTCGGAGGGGAACAGGAAGAAGGACAAGCTCATAAAGGAGGTGCTCAAGCGATCCAAGAGTTTGTCCGAGGTGAAACACGCCGAGAAGCACAGGTCCAGGCACGACAGCAAAGACTCGGACAAGGACAAGGTAAAAGGAGCTTACAGCTCGCCCGAACGACCGCATCTGTCCAAGTCCATCTCTGAGAGTGATGGAGAAGCTCGGCGCGGCAGAGATGTGGAGCCTGGGTCAAAGGGGAAGATGTCCGAGAAGTCAAGGTCCAAGTCGAGAGAGGAGCCGAAATCTCCGATACTGTTCAAACCGGACAAGAAAGTTTCCAGTCAAGATGCTAAGAGCAAAGGCGCTGCTTCAGCCAGTAAAGCGGACTCAAcgaaggagaaaaagaaagatgggagctcaaaagaggagaagaaaccCTCTGAGGAATATTCCTCTGACAAGTCACAGGAGACCAAGGGCACGAGGAAGGCGAGCGAGAAGAAGGCCAAAGATCCCGAGAAGAAGGGAGAAGcccaaggagagagaagaggcatATCGATGGCTTCCCCTCTTTCGCCAACCACTCCTGAGGCCCCCGTTGCAGAGACGGTCTCTCAGCCCAAAGAGTCGAGTCTGGAGGCAGCGCCCGTTGCGGCTGCAGATCATCACACAGCCGTCGTTTCTGTCGATGTTTCTGATGATGCTTTTGATGCCCTGAGTGACATCACCCCAGAGCCCAAAGGGGAGGATCTAGCTGCGCGGCTGGCCGAATgtgaggagcagcaggaggaggtgaaggaAGAGCCCAGGCCACTGCCGGCCGAGGCCGACGCCCTGCTGAGCCTGATGGAGGTGTGCAGCTCGGCGGAGAGAAGGGTTGTGACGGAAACGGAGCCGATACAGGAAGTGATCCCGAGTGCAGGCCTGTCGCTGCAGGACGCGGACATGAAGATGAAGGAAGCAGCCCTCACCCTGCTCTCCATGGACCCTGACATGACGCTGTCGCCCAGTTTGATTGACAGTCACATGGTCTCCGTCGCCACGGAAGCAGTCACTCCTGCTGAAGAAGAAGTCACGCCTTCCCTTGAGTCGGCTGCTGAGGAGTCAGTAGTGGATACCTCTGGAGGTGTTCAGGGAGCTGAAAGTGTCCAACCATCACAGGAAACGCCTGCAGACCAACACACTCCTGGTGAAG ATGTTTCTGACAGTGCAGCAGCCCTGGTGGAGTCTCCTGTAGTAACTCAAGAAGAGGTCATGCTGAAA GATGCCCCAGCTGAGAAGTCCAGCGAGGAAGAAAAGCCTTGTGCTGCTACAGTGTCCACTGAACCCACAAATGTTACCTCACCATCTCAGAACATGGAGG ATAATTTGGCTGATCAGAAGGACCAAGAGTCCCAGGCTCCCTCAGTT GATGTGAAAAAAGAGGAAACCAAATTAAGAGGTAGAGGCAGAAGGGTGTCCAGCCAGACCTTGGCCTCTCCGTCGGAGACCG GCTCAACCTCTACTGTGTCTGACGTTACTGAAGTTAGCCAGCCAGAGGCGAGTGAGACTGAAGGACCCTCCAGCTGTAAAGAAG GAGAGGTTCCTCGTGTGTCTGCAGTGACCGAG ACTGAAGAAGACCGGACACTAGATGACACCTCTAAACAGGAGGAAGCTTTACAGGACACAAGGATGCGAGATGACACCTCTAAACAGGAGGAAGCTTTACAGGACACAA GTGTCGCACCCGATGAAACTCCTCAACAAGAGAAAGAACCAGAAGCT GAAATACCTGAGAAAGTGGAGGTGACGAGAGGAACTCGGAGAGGTCGTCAGGCCAGACTAGTCAAGCAGTCCA GCAGTGCCTCTCAGTCGGACGgtcaagaggaggagaggggatcgGATGTGTCAGAGATG gATGAAAAATCCGAGGGCAGAGTGACCCGCAGAGGAAGAAGAAGTGCGGTGGCAGCAGCCAAGGACACCA GTAAAGCCAAGGCAGAGAAGGAGGTCACCACTGACCAGAGCTCTGAGCAACAGGTGGAG GACGCGGAGAGTGAGAAGGCCACCGAGCCTGAAGCTCCGCGCCGGGGACGCTCCTCTAAGGCCGCTGCCCAGT CCCCAGAGAGCCAGCAGGAGGagcaaggaggagaggaggggcagaAGGAG ACTGAGAAGGTTGAGGAGCCAACTGTGCGCAGAGGCAGGCGCTCGGGAGCCCAGGCGAAAGAAGTTGCCGCAG GAAGGCCTGGTGGTCTGAAGAGGAAAAGGTCTGAAGAAACAGAGGATTCTGGAGAG gagGTGCCTGCTGAGGAGAAGAGTTCAGAAGGAACAGAGTCGTCCTCAGGCCAGGCCCCCCAGGAGAGCACTG CATTGAGTCAGTCTGAAGAGCCCGAGGAGGAGAAGCAGGAGAGCTCGGCAGAAATGAAATCTGATAAT GGAGAGGAGTCCGACAAGCCCCAGAAGAAGACCCCTCGTAGGGGAAGGCCACccaaagcagcagcagcagcagcagcagcagcagcaagcgTCGACTCCACGGAAGACGCGGGTGCTCAATGCA ACAAACCAACGCCAACGCCGGACAAAAAAGCCAAGAAgggggaggagcaggagggagagcagaaagaggaggatgaagaagaagaggaagatggaggaggagaagaggaggcagAGGCCAAGCCCAGAGCCACGCGCTCTGCAGCCCGTCTGGAGGCGGAGAA GAATAAGCCCAGTAAGCCCTCCACTCGAGCTCTGAGCAAGGTGAAGGAGGATAGCACCCCCAACACACG TGGCGCGAAAGGGCAGACAACGGCAGCAGCCAAGGGTGGACGCAAACGGGAAGCCAGTCCTCCAGCTCCACGCACCCGAGGAGCACAGAAACCAGAGGAGCCCCCTGCCAAACGCACCAAGAGATGA
- the bod1l1 gene encoding biorientation of chromosomes in cell division protein 1-like 1 isoform X3 — MAGLPPGDPQLVSMIVNHLKTQGLFDQFRRDCLADVDTKPAYLNLRQRVDNFVSNHLSNHTWSPHLNKNQLRNNIRQLVLQSGMLEQGVDRIVAQVVDPKIHHIFRPQVEKVVREFLSPGSHEEEPSAYYPPGEERQAFHLPPSAMMSAPGTSTNAMSILDTISSLNQEASIRAGGERGLKATAEDLAAEEAVLRAAEDAAFKAAEEAMLNGSTGEQDMSLVEEDEEAEAAEKQPEEGEKAADMSSTEIKMEDVSEEMDIDGESEGEDVNGEEEVKGEQVEEEKDVKEEEGKDKNMSKSPAQTAEEALSKEQDPSKTINEKQRIRQKARERLKEEYSLEDSDLEGLSDITVSSVHTSDLSSFEGESDDEPQPSDSTEEGEITSEDEKVENKEKDDTEDGEENKERKPGARRQGYVHKPFLYSRYYSDSDDEVTVEQRRRSAAKDKEERLLKRQQNRERLEEKRRSKQSQMEEPDERKAVDDTPRPRAKEACKEKKVLEKKVALSRKRKRDSRKEGDAGHKKKGDTEGDAMRRDDSQKAGISKSLSSKSMRKTSESSVLEEVHRRKSVSVSEEPSEPRKVVDKNRTHSFILDLEQGSEELLRQRTSGKFDRHSRKDQHLKDRKEKERDRSMSDESAKLKQKAEKKAEMHGDESSQKEGAEVKATAEDKGEKKSSKLKVEKKTLSVGREARSSVSEGSAVEEGHRDSGPKKTKASMTEALKDKEKDKERTKGEKAAGKSDPRQPLSHPDSTGSSEERSDLEQGSEGNRKKDKLIKEVLKRSKSLSEVKHAEKHRSRHDSKDSDKDKVKGAYSSPERPHLSKSISESDGEARRGRDVEPGSKGKMSEKSRSKSREEPKSPILFKPDKKVSSQDAKSKGAASASKADSTKEKKKDGSSKEEKKPSEEYSSDKSQETKGTRKASEKKAKDPEKKGEAQGERRGISMASPLSPTTPEAPVAETVSQPKESSLEAAPVAAADHHTAVVSVDVSDDAFDALSDITPEPKGEDLAARLAECEEQQEEVKEEPRPLPAEADALLSLMEVCSSAERRVVTETEPIQEVIPSAGLSLQDADMKMKEAALTLLSMDPDMTLSPSLIDSHMVSVATEAVTPAEEEVTPSLESAAEESVVDTSGGVQGAESVQPSQETPADQHTPGEDVSDSAAALVESPVVTQEEVMLKDAPAEKSSEEEKPCAATVSTEPTNVTSPSQNMEVDNLADQKDQESQAPSVDVKKEETKLRGRGRRVSSQTLASPSETGSTSTVSDVTEVSQPEASETEGPSSCKEGEVPRVSAVTETEEDRTLDDTSKQEEALQDTRMRDDTSKQEEALQDTSVAPDETPQQEKEPEAEIPEKVEVTRGTRRGRQARLVKQSSSASQSDGQEEERGSDVSEMDEKSEGRVTRRGRRSAVAAAKDTSKAKAEKEVTTDQSSEQQVEDAESEKATEPEAPRRGRSSKAAAQSPESQQEEQGGEEGQKETEKVEEPTVRRGRRSGAQAKEVAAGRPGGLKRKRSEETEDSGEEVPAEEKSSEGTESSSGQAPQESTALSQSEEPEEEKQESSAEMKSDNGEESDKPQKKTPRRGRPPKAAAAAAAAAASVDSTEDADKPTPTPDKKAKKGEEQEGEQKEEDEEEEEDGGGEEEAEAKPRATRSAARLEAEKNKPSKPSTRALSKVKEDSTPNTRGAKGQTTAAAKGGRKREASPPAPRTRGAQKPEEPPAKRTKR; from the exons ATGGCTGGTTTACCTCCGGGAGACCCACAGCTGGTCTCTATGATCGTTAATCACTTAAAAACTCAAGGTCTTTTTGATCAGTTCAGGAGAGACTGCTTAGCCGACGTAGATACAAAG CCTGCTTATTTGAACCTGAGACAACGCGTGGACAACTTTGTATCAAATCACCTCTCGAACCACACATGGAGTCCTCATCTAAACAAGAACCAACTGCGAAACAACATCAGACAATTAGTACTGCA GTCTGGAATGCTCGAACAGGGAGTGGATAGGATTGTGGCTCAAGTGGTGGATCCAAAAATCCACCACATTTTCAGGCCACAGGTCGAAAAGGTGGTCCGagagtttttatccccaggaaGCCATGAAGAGGAACCCTCTGCATATTACCCTCCAGGGGAAGAGCGACAAGCCTTCCACCTTCCACCATCAG CTATGATGTCTGCACCGGGCACTAGTACAAATGCCATGTCTATCCTGGACACCATCAGCTCCCTGAACCAGGAGGCAAGTATCCGTGCTGGCGGGGAGAGGGGACTGAAGGCGACAGCAGAGGACCTGGCGGCAGAGGAGGCTGTGCTTAGGGCTGCGGAGGATGCAGCGTTTAAGGCCGCAGAGGAGGCCATGCTGAATGGCAGCACCGGGGAACAAGACATGAGCCTcgtggaggaggacgaggaggccgAAGCGGCGGAGAAGCAGCCTGAAGAGGGCGAGAAGGCAGCGGATATGTCCAGCACCGAGATAAAGATGGAGGATGTGAGCGAAGAGATGGACATAGACGGAGAGTCGGAGGGCGAGGACGTGAATGGGGAAGAGGAGGTGAAAGGAGAGCAGGTTGAAGAGGAAAAGGATGTTAAAGAGGAGGAGGGCAAGGACAAAAATATGAGCAAATCACCTGCTCAGACTGCAGAGGAGGCTCTGAGCAAGGAGCAAGACCCTAGCAAGACCATTAATGAGAAACAGCGCATCCGACAGAAAGCCAGAGAAAGACTTAAAGAAG AATATTCTCTGGAGGATTCCGATCTGGAGGGCCTGAGTGACATCACAGTGAGCTCTGTCCACACCAGTGACCTTTCTTCATTTGAGGGCGAGAGTGATGATGAGCCACAACCGTCCGATTCTACCGAGGAGGGCGAGATCACATCAGAAG ATGAGAAGGTAGAGAATAAAGAGAAAGACGACACTGAAGACGGCGAGGAGAACAAGGAGCGCAAGCCTGGGGCCCGTCGCCAGGGCTACGTGCACAAACCCTTCCTCTACTCTCGTTACTATAGCGACTCCGATGATGAGGTCACTGTTGAGCAACGTCGGCGGTCTGCA GCCAAAGACAAAGAAGAGAGGCTGCTGAAACGACAGCAGAACCGTGAACGcttagaggagaagaggaggagtaaACAGTCTCAGATGGAGGAGCCAG ATGAAAGGAAGGCAGTGGATGACACACCGAGACCCAGGGCCAAAGAGGCTTGCAAGGAGAAGAAAGTGCTGGAGAAGAAAGTGGCCCTCAGCCGGAAACGAAAGAGAGACTCAAG GAAGGAGGGTGATGCTGGACACAAAAAGAAGGGGGACACAGAAGGGGATGCCATGAGAAGAGAT GACTCTCAGAAGGCGGGCATCTCAAAGAGCCTGTCCTCAAAGTCCATGAGGAAGACCTCTGAGTCGTCTGTGTTGGAGGAGGTCCACAGGAGGAAGAGCGTTAGTGTCTCAGAGGAACCCAGTGAGCCCAGGAAAGTGGTGGACAAAAACCGAACACATTCCTTCATTCTGGACCTGGAGCAGGGGTCCGAGGAGCTGCTCCGACAGAGGACCTCGGGCAAGTTTGACCGGCATTCGCGCAAAGACCAGCACCTCAAGGaccgcaaagaaaaggaaagggaCCGTAGCATGTCCGACGAATCCGCCAAACTCAAGCAGAAGGCCGAGAAGAAAGCAGAGATGCACGGTGACGAGAGCTCACAGAAGGAGGGGGCCGAGGTGAAGGCCACCGCTGAGGACAAAGGGGAAAAGAAGAGCTCAAAATTGAAGGTGGAAAAGAAGACTTTGTCTGTTGGCAGGGAGGCGAGGTCCTCTGTGTCCGAGGGGTCCGCGGTCGAGGAAGGGCACAGAGACTCCGGGCCAAAGAAAACTAAAGCCTCAATGACGGAGGCCctgaaagacaaagagaaggaCAAAGAAAGGACCAAAGGAGAGAAGGCGGCTGGTAAAAGCGATCCCCGACAGCCTCTTTCTCATCCCGATTCCACGGGATCCTCGGAGGAGAGGTCGGATCTGGAGCAGGGGTCGGAGGGGAACAGGAAGAAGGACAAGCTCATAAAGGAGGTGCTCAAGCGATCCAAGAGTTTGTCCGAGGTGAAACACGCCGAGAAGCACAGGTCCAGGCACGACAGCAAAGACTCGGACAAGGACAAGGTAAAAGGAGCTTACAGCTCGCCCGAACGACCGCATCTGTCCAAGTCCATCTCTGAGAGTGATGGAGAAGCTCGGCGCGGCAGAGATGTGGAGCCTGGGTCAAAGGGGAAGATGTCCGAGAAGTCAAGGTCCAAGTCGAGAGAGGAGCCGAAATCTCCGATACTGTTCAAACCGGACAAGAAAGTTTCCAGTCAAGATGCTAAGAGCAAAGGCGCTGCTTCAGCCAGTAAAGCGGACTCAAcgaaggagaaaaagaaagatgggagctcaaaagaggagaagaaaccCTCTGAGGAATATTCCTCTGACAAGTCACAGGAGACCAAGGGCACGAGGAAGGCGAGCGAGAAGAAGGCCAAAGATCCCGAGAAGAAGGGAGAAGcccaaggagagagaagaggcatATCGATGGCTTCCCCTCTTTCGCCAACCACTCCTGAGGCCCCCGTTGCAGAGACGGTCTCTCAGCCCAAAGAGTCGAGTCTGGAGGCAGCGCCCGTTGCGGCTGCAGATCATCACACAGCCGTCGTTTCTGTCGATGTTTCTGATGATGCTTTTGATGCCCTGAGTGACATCACCCCAGAGCCCAAAGGGGAGGATCTAGCTGCGCGGCTGGCCGAATgtgaggagcagcaggaggaggtgaaggaAGAGCCCAGGCCACTGCCGGCCGAGGCCGACGCCCTGCTGAGCCTGATGGAGGTGTGCAGCTCGGCGGAGAGAAGGGTTGTGACGGAAACGGAGCCGATACAGGAAGTGATCCCGAGTGCAGGCCTGTCGCTGCAGGACGCGGACATGAAGATGAAGGAAGCAGCCCTCACCCTGCTCTCCATGGACCCTGACATGACGCTGTCGCCCAGTTTGATTGACAGTCACATGGTCTCCGTCGCCACGGAAGCAGTCACTCCTGCTGAAGAAGAAGTCACGCCTTCCCTTGAGTCGGCTGCTGAGGAGTCAGTAGTGGATACCTCTGGAGGTGTTCAGGGAGCTGAAAGTGTCCAACCATCACAGGAAACGCCTGCAGACCAACACACTCCTGGTGAAG ATGTTTCTGACAGTGCAGCAGCCCTGGTGGAGTCTCCTGTAGTAACTCAAGAAGAGGTCATGCTGAAA GATGCCCCAGCTGAGAAGTCCAGCGAGGAAGAAAAGCCTTGTGCTGCTACAGTGTCCACTGAACCCACAAATGTTACCTCACCATCTCAGAACATGGAGG TAGATAATTTGGCTGATCAGAAGGACCAAGAGTCCCAGGCTCCCTCAGTT GATGTGAAAAAAGAGGAAACCAAATTAAGAGGTAGAGGCAGAAGGGTGTCCAGCCAGACCTTGGCCTCTCCGTCGGAGACCG GCTCAACCTCTACTGTGTCTGACGTTACTGAAGTTAGCCAGCCAGAGGCGAGTGAGACTGAAGGACCCTCCAGCTGTAAAGAAG GAGAGGTTCCTCGTGTGTCTGCAGTGACCGAG ACTGAAGAAGACCGGACACTAGATGACACCTCTAAACAGGAGGAAGCTTTACAGGACACAAGGATGCGAGATGACACCTCTAAACAGGAGGAAGCTTTACAGGACACAA GTGTCGCACCCGATGAAACTCCTCAACAAGAGAAAGAACCAGAAGCT GAAATACCTGAGAAAGTGGAGGTGACGAGAGGAACTCGGAGAGGTCGTCAGGCCAGACTAGTCAAGCAGTCCA GCAGTGCCTCTCAGTCGGACGgtcaagaggaggagaggggatcgGATGTGTCAGAGATG gATGAAAAATCCGAGGGCAGAGTGACCCGCAGAGGAAGAAGAAGTGCGGTGGCAGCAGCCAAGGACACCA GTAAAGCCAAGGCAGAGAAGGAGGTCACCACTGACCAGAGCTCTGAGCAACAGGTGGAG GACGCGGAGAGTGAGAAGGCCACCGAGCCTGAAGCTCCGCGCCGGGGACGCTCCTCTAAGGCCGCTGCCCAGT CCCCAGAGAGCCAGCAGGAGGagcaaggaggagaggaggggcagaAGGAG ACTGAGAAGGTTGAGGAGCCAACTGTGCGCAGAGGCAGGCGCTCGGGAGCCCAGGCGAAAGAAGTTGCCGCAG GAAGGCCTGGTGGTCTGAAGAGGAAAAGGTCTGAAGAAACAGAGGATTCTGGAGAG gagGTGCCTGCTGAGGAGAAGAGTTCAGAAGGAACAGAGTCGTCCTCAGGCCAGGCCCCCCAGGAGAGCACTG CATTGAGTCAGTCTGAAGAGCCCGAGGAGGAGAAGCAGGAGAGCTCGGCAGAAATGAAATCTGATAAT GGAGAGGAGTCCGACAAGCCCCAGAAGAAGACCCCTCGTAGGGGAAGGCCACccaaagcagcagcagcagcagcagcagcagcagcaagcgTCGACTCCACGGAAGACGCGG ACAAACCAACGCCAACGCCGGACAAAAAAGCCAAGAAgggggaggagcaggagggagagcagaaagaggaggatgaagaagaagaggaagatggaggaggagaagaggaggcagAGGCCAAGCCCAGAGCCACGCGCTCTGCAGCCCGTCTGGAGGCGGAGAA GAATAAGCCCAGTAAGCCCTCCACTCGAGCTCTGAGCAAGGTGAAGGAGGATAGCACCCCCAACACACG TGGCGCGAAAGGGCAGACAACGGCAGCAGCCAAGGGTGGACGCAAACGGGAAGCCAGTCCTCCAGCTCCACGCACCCGAGGAGCACAGAAACCAGAGGAGCCCCCTGCCAAACGCACCAAGAGATGA